A stretch of the Marinobacter sp. JH2 genome encodes the following:
- the greB gene encoding transcription elongation factor GreB, translated as MVKPTSSPRYITPDGEQALREELQYLWKIKRPEVTQAVREAAAQGDRSENAEYIYGKKQLREIDRRVRFLSKRLDELTVVDRLPEDQSRVYFGAWVTVEDEDGEEQTYRLVGADEFDLTKGYLSINAPLARALIGKHLDDDVSVKTPDGWKNVVITGIRYNANTSTE; from the coding sequence ATGGTAAAACCCACATCTTCGCCCCGCTACATTACTCCAGACGGCGAACAGGCGCTGCGAGAAGAGCTTCAGTACCTGTGGAAAATCAAGCGACCCGAAGTCACCCAAGCCGTGCGGGAAGCAGCCGCTCAAGGCGATCGCTCTGAAAACGCGGAATACATCTACGGAAAGAAACAATTGCGAGAGATTGATCGCCGGGTACGTTTTCTCAGCAAGCGGCTGGATGAGTTGACGGTCGTAGATCGGCTGCCGGAGGACCAATCTCGTGTGTATTTCGGAGCTTGGGTAACGGTCGAAGATGAAGATGGCGAGGAACAAACCTATCGTTTGGTGGGGGCGGATGAGTTTGATCTGACCAAAGGCTATTTAAGTATTAATGCGCCGCTGGCGAGAGCACTGATAGGAAAGCATCTTGATGATGACGTGTCGGTGAAAACACCCGATGGTTGGAAAAACGTTGTCATTACAGGCATTCGGTATAACGCTAACACGTCCACCGAGTGA
- a CDS encoding site-specific integrase, whose product MDITEALEQSRPGLVNLVQAAIHKRELNQRAEQTYLHWISRFVLFHNLQDPGTLSDDDQARFFAYLNEQLRVSRARLNQARQALEFFYNDVLSKPEQQDSAAA is encoded by the coding sequence ATGGATATTACTGAAGCGCTGGAGCAGTCACGCCCCGGCTTGGTGAACCTTGTTCAAGCTGCTATTCACAAACGCGAACTGAACCAGCGGGCAGAACAGACCTACCTGCATTGGATTAGCCGTTTCGTGCTATTTCATAATCTGCAAGACCCTGGAACCCTGTCGGACGACGATCAGGCGCGTTTTTTTGCGTATCTAAATGAACAATTGCGCGTGTCTCGGGCGCGGCTCAACCAAGCCAGACAAGCTCTCGAGTTTTTCTATAACGACGTGCTGAGCAAACCGGAGCAGCAAGACAGCGCTGCGGCCTAA
- a CDS encoding acyl-CoA-binding protein, with the protein MSDLKAKFEESVNYIQTAEGDFKPSNELKLEFYALYKQATEGDVTGKRPGMMDFVGRAKYDAWDKLKGTSSEEAMQQYIDKLESLK; encoded by the coding sequence ATGAGTGACCTGAAAGCCAAGTTTGAAGAATCAGTAAACTACATCCAGACCGCCGAAGGCGACTTCAAGCCGTCCAACGAACTAAAGTTGGAATTCTACGCCCTCTACAAGCAAGCCACCGAAGGTGATGTTACGGGCAAGCGCCCCGGCATGATGGATTTCGTTGGCCGCGCCAAGTACGACGCGTGGGACAAACTGAAAGGCACTTCCAGTGAAGAGGCCATGCAACAGTATATCGACAAGCTCGAATCGTTGAAGTAA
- the tssB gene encoding type VI secretion system contractile sheath small subunit, whose amino-acid sequence MSGKDGSVAPKERINIKYVPATGDQQAETELPLKMFVVGDFKGHAVETPIEDRKAISVDKNNFRSVMKEAGLTLSTSVSNKLEDDADDLPVNLQIESLEDFSPDSIARQVPELKKLIELREALVALKGPLGNVPSFRSKLQELLDDERARESLLTELELATENDE is encoded by the coding sequence ATGTCTGGTAAAGATGGTTCTGTCGCGCCAAAAGAGCGCATTAATATCAAGTATGTCCCCGCCACTGGCGACCAGCAGGCTGAAACCGAACTGCCGCTAAAGATGTTTGTGGTTGGCGATTTCAAGGGCCATGCTGTAGAAACCCCCATTGAAGACCGCAAAGCCATTTCTGTGGATAAGAACAACTTCCGTTCTGTGATGAAGGAAGCTGGCCTTACTCTATCAACCTCCGTGTCCAACAAGCTTGAAGATGACGCGGATGATCTTCCGGTGAATCTGCAGATTGAAAGTCTGGAAGACTTTTCGCCTGACAGCATCGCCCGCCAGGTTCCGGAGCTGAAAAAACTGATCGAACTGCGTGAAGCGCTTGTTGCTCTAAAGGGGCCGCTTGGCAATGTGCCGTCATTCCGCTCTAAGCTCCAAGAGTTGCTGGATGATGAACGCGCACGGGAATCGCTGCTGACGGAACTGGAACTGGCGACCGAAAACGACGAATAA
- the tssC gene encoding type VI secretion system contractile sheath large subunit, giving the protein MSDTAVQQSAASESVAEGSLLDQVMANSRMAPADEGYDVARKGVATFIANLLKSDEKGQPVNKALVDQMVVELDRKISAQMDEVLHAPKLQELESSWRGLKLMVDRTEFRENIKVDILHATKQELLEDFEFAPDVTQTGFYQHVYSAEYGQFGGEPVGAIVGNYAFSPSTPDMKLLQYVSSVGAMAHAPFLSSVAPSFFGVDSYQELPAIKELSAVFEGPKYAKWRSLRESEDARYLGLTAPRFLLRTPYDPTENPVRSFNYKENVSGDHEHYLWGNTAYLLGTRLTDSFAKYRWCPNIIGPQSGGAVDDLPVHTFESFGQLEAKIPTEVLITDRREYELAEEGFIALTMRKGSDNAAFFSANSVQKPKQFPNTKEGKEAETNYKLGTQLPYMMIVNRLAHYIKVLQREQIGSWKERQDLERELNTWIRQYVADQENPPAEVRSRRPLRAAQVVVSDVEGDPGWYQISLAVRPHFKYMGANFELSLVGRLDKD; this is encoded by the coding sequence ATGTCTGATACTGCTGTGCAGCAATCTGCTGCCTCCGAATCCGTGGCAGAAGGCTCTCTGCTTGATCAGGTTATGGCCAATAGCCGCATGGCGCCGGCTGACGAAGGTTACGATGTCGCGCGCAAAGGTGTCGCAACATTTATTGCCAACCTGCTAAAAAGCGACGAAAAAGGCCAACCGGTCAATAAGGCTCTGGTAGACCAGATGGTGGTAGAGCTGGACCGCAAGATCAGCGCGCAGATGGACGAAGTTCTGCACGCCCCCAAACTGCAAGAGCTGGAGTCGTCCTGGCGCGGCCTCAAACTCATGGTCGATCGCACAGAGTTCCGCGAAAACATCAAAGTAGACATCCTGCACGCCACCAAACAGGAACTGCTAGAAGACTTCGAATTTGCCCCAGACGTGACCCAAACCGGTTTCTACCAGCATGTATACTCGGCCGAATACGGCCAGTTTGGTGGTGAGCCGGTCGGTGCCATCGTTGGCAACTACGCTTTCAGTCCCTCTACGCCTGATATGAAGCTGCTGCAGTATGTGTCGTCCGTAGGCGCTATGGCTCACGCCCCGTTCCTGTCTTCCGTTGCACCGTCGTTCTTTGGTGTCGACAGCTACCAGGAGTTGCCGGCCATTAAGGAGCTGAGTGCTGTTTTTGAAGGCCCGAAATACGCCAAATGGCGTTCTCTGCGTGAATCCGAAGACGCTCGCTATCTGGGCCTGACCGCGCCGCGCTTCTTATTGCGTACACCGTATGACCCCACTGAAAACCCGGTGCGTAGCTTTAATTACAAAGAAAACGTATCCGGCGATCACGAGCACTACCTGTGGGGTAATACTGCTTACTTGTTAGGTACTCGTTTGACCGATAGCTTTGCTAAATACCGTTGGTGCCCGAACATCATCGGCCCGCAAAGTGGCGGTGCGGTGGACGATTTGCCGGTGCACACCTTCGAGTCCTTCGGCCAGCTGGAAGCCAAGATCCCGACCGAGGTGTTAATCACCGACCGTCGTGAATACGAATTGGCGGAAGAAGGCTTCATCGCACTGACCATGCGCAAGGGCAGCGACAACGCCGCCTTCTTCTCGGCCAACTCTGTGCAAAAGCCCAAGCAGTTCCCGAACACCAAAGAAGGCAAAGAAGCGGAAACCAACTACAAGTTAGGCACCCAGCTGCCTTATATGATGATCGTGAACCGACTGGCCCACTACATCAAAGTGCTGCAGCGTGAGCAGATTGGCTCCTGGAAAGAACGTCAGGATCTGGAGCGTGAGCTGAACACCTGGATTCGCCAGTACGTAGCCGATCAGGAAAACCCACCGGCAGAAGTTCGCAGCCGTCGCCCGTTGCGCGCCGCGCAGGTGGTGGTCTCCGATGTTGAAGGCGATCCTGGCTGGTACCAGATCTCGCTGGCGGTACGCCCGCACTTTAAGTACATGGGTGCGAACTTCGAGCTCTCGCTGGTTGGTCGATTGGACAAGGATTAA
- the tssE gene encoding type VI secretion system baseplate subunit TssE — MFSDTATDGVRNTGSLFERLEQAAAPAGQGMGEVTHVVESIKRHLVRLLNAHPGNSASVPDLGLLDFNDATLGTHDLSIQIRGAIRQCIEKFEPRVKRVDVVALPPGPNPLQLKFQVTVYLSVTGSDDRTTIDLVLDEKRYYRIA; from the coding sequence GTGTTCAGCGACACTGCGACTGACGGCGTTCGCAACACCGGCAGCCTGTTCGAACGACTCGAGCAGGCGGCGGCTCCCGCAGGGCAGGGCATGGGAGAAGTGACCCATGTAGTGGAATCCATCAAACGACATTTGGTGCGTTTGCTGAACGCTCATCCGGGCAACAGTGCAAGCGTGCCGGACCTAGGATTGCTGGATTTCAACGACGCTACCTTGGGTACTCACGACCTGAGTATCCAGATTCGCGGGGCGATTCGTCAGTGTATCGAGAAGTTTGAGCCCAGAGTGAAACGGGTGGACGTGGTGGCGCTGCCACCGGGGCCGAACCCGTTGCAGTTGAAGTTTCAGGTCACGGTTTATCTGAGCGTCACAGGTAGTGATGACAGAACCACAATAGACTTGGTCTTAGATGAAAAGCGGTACTACCGGATAGCATAA
- the tssF gene encoding type VI secretion system baseplate subunit TssF, giving the protein MKLNRFYRDELSFLRLQGREFADAHPQLTRFLSEQSTDPDVERLLEGFAFLTGKLREKVEDEFPELTHSLLNMLWPNYLRPVPSCTIMRFDPQLHAISERQRVERHTEIKSRPVGESTRQTQCRFRTCRAVDIFPVSVAEAHAEHSREVSSVSVDLALHTDQPLNQLGMDSLRFYLGGDNHTAETLYLWLNHYLSRMELVVGDSVYSLPTSLLKPVGFAADEAILPYPKNAYSGYRIIQEYLSFPEAFRFIDVTGLKQRLPGIQADEISLRFHFSRILPPDTRVTRDSLQLYCTPAVNLFSHEGEPVDLNGRETEYRISPSSRCPEHYEVFSIEQVEGWLEGRSGRGEPRLYTAFESFQHEVERDRGRTALYYRVRTRESVRGDGFDHYISFVRADESDCMNRQEAVSLTLTCTNRQLPQQLAVGEICMATETTPAFASFSNITRPTATLRPTLDGSLLWTLISNLSLNYLSMLDVDALRTVLRVYDFRALVDRQAERVSQKRLAGISDINTQPVDRMVRGLPVRGIRSVLKLDQQNFASEGDLYLFGTVLSQFFALYASINAFHQLEVVNTENQERYTWTLQQGQQPLM; this is encoded by the coding sequence ATGAAGTTGAATCGGTTCTACAGGGATGAATTGAGCTTTTTGCGGCTGCAAGGCAGGGAATTTGCCGATGCACATCCGCAGCTCACCCGATTTCTATCGGAACAAAGCACCGACCCAGACGTAGAGCGTCTTCTGGAAGGCTTTGCCTTCTTGACCGGCAAGCTGCGCGAAAAAGTGGAAGACGAATTTCCAGAGCTGACACACTCCCTGCTGAACATGCTCTGGCCCAATTACCTGCGGCCAGTGCCCAGTTGCACCATCATGCGTTTCGACCCTCAGCTGCACGCGATCAGCGAACGCCAGCGGGTAGAGCGCCACACCGAAATCAAAAGCCGGCCAGTGGGTGAAAGTACCCGCCAAACCCAGTGCCGATTCCGTACTTGCCGGGCTGTGGATATCTTTCCCGTCAGTGTGGCAGAAGCCCACGCCGAGCATTCCCGCGAAGTATCTTCAGTGTCAGTCGATCTGGCCCTGCACACCGACCAGCCATTGAACCAACTGGGCATGGACAGCCTGCGTTTCTATTTGGGGGGCGACAACCACACCGCCGAAACCCTATACCTATGGCTGAACCACTATCTAAGCCGCATGGAATTGGTGGTGGGCGACAGCGTATACAGCCTGCCCACATCGTTGCTCAAGCCCGTGGGCTTTGCCGCCGATGAAGCCATTCTGCCGTATCCGAAAAATGCCTATTCCGGCTACCGGATTATTCAGGAATACCTGAGCTTTCCCGAGGCCTTCCGGTTTATCGACGTCACCGGATTGAAACAACGCCTACCGGGGATCCAGGCAGACGAGATCAGCCTGCGCTTCCACTTCAGCCGCATTCTGCCGCCGGATACCCGCGTCACCCGGGATTCCCTGCAACTATATTGCACGCCAGCAGTGAACTTGTTCAGTCACGAAGGCGAGCCGGTGGATCTGAACGGTCGTGAAACCGAGTACCGAATTTCGCCGTCCAGCCGCTGTCCTGAACACTACGAAGTGTTTAGCATTGAACAAGTTGAAGGCTGGCTGGAAGGTCGTTCGGGCCGGGGCGAGCCCCGCTTATATACGGCGTTTGAGAGTTTCCAGCACGAAGTGGAGCGGGACCGTGGCCGCACCGCCTTGTATTACCGGGTGCGTACCCGCGAAAGTGTTCGGGGCGATGGCTTCGATCACTATATTTCTTTTGTACGTGCCGACGAATCTGACTGCATGAACCGGCAAGAGGCCGTATCTCTGACACTCACCTGCACGAACCGGCAATTGCCGCAACAGCTGGCGGTGGGTGAAATATGCATGGCCACAGAAACCACACCGGCCTTCGCCTCGTTTAGCAACATTACCCGACCCACCGCCACCCTGCGACCCACACTGGATGGCAGCCTGTTATGGACGTTGATCTCGAACCTGTCACTGAACTATCTGTCGATGCTCGATGTGGATGCATTGCGCACTGTGCTGCGGGTGTATGACTTTCGGGCTTTGGTAGATCGCCAGGCCGAGCGTGTGTCTCAGAAGCGGTTGGCGGGCATCAGCGACATTAACACGCAACCGGTTGACCGCATGGTGCGCGGTTTGCCGGTGCGGGGTATCCGGTCAGTGCTAAAACTCGACCAACAGAACTTCGCCAGCGAAGGCGATCTGTACCTGTTTGGCACGGTGTTGAGCCAGTTCTTTGCGCTCTACGCCAGCATTAACGCCTTTCACCAGCTGGAAGTGGTGAACACAGAGAATCAGGAACGGTACACATGGACGTTACAGCAAGGTCAGCAGCCGCTGATGTAG
- the tssG gene encoding type VI secretion system baseplate subunit TssG has product MDVTARSAAADVAGLEPVLGNARRYSFFQLVDLIHRHHGDDLEGSGSGDPVQERIRFSASAGLGFPGSDVVSALSPQHEHAPYQMEVSFLGLHGSQSPLPGYYLEDLAWEAGQNLGVRRHFLDFFNHRLVTLFHRAWRKYRYYIRFQPGASDGFSELVFSLTGLGDRRLREATPVNWSKMLAYAGLMAGRSRSPEVVSGIVAHCFDLEDVSIEQWVLRKVAIAEDQQTRLGQANANLGHNTLIGSSIRDRSGKFILRLRNLSRQRFADFLPNGAEHERLVKLVEFATREQLAYDLELEMRPKDIRPMRMGEELRLGWNSFVTPERASKRPAVRIQIRR; this is encoded by the coding sequence ATGGACGTTACAGCAAGGTCAGCAGCCGCTGATGTAGCCGGGCTCGAACCCGTTCTGGGCAATGCGCGGCGCTACAGTTTTTTTCAGCTGGTGGACCTGATTCACCGGCATCATGGCGATGATTTGGAAGGTTCTGGCTCAGGCGATCCGGTACAGGAACGCATTCGGTTTTCGGCCTCTGCCGGCTTGGGGTTTCCGGGCAGTGACGTGGTGTCGGCGTTGTCGCCGCAGCACGAGCACGCACCTTACCAAATGGAAGTGAGCTTTCTCGGGTTGCACGGTTCCCAGTCGCCGTTACCCGGCTATTACCTGGAAGATCTGGCGTGGGAAGCGGGCCAGAATCTGGGCGTGCGGCGGCATTTTTTGGATTTCTTTAACCACCGGTTGGTGACGCTGTTTCATCGGGCCTGGCGTAAGTACCGCTACTACATACGATTTCAGCCTGGTGCCAGTGACGGCTTTTCGGAACTGGTGTTCTCCCTAACTGGACTGGGTGATCGTCGTTTGCGGGAAGCGACACCCGTTAATTGGTCGAAAATGCTGGCCTATGCCGGCTTGATGGCGGGGCGTAGCCGGTCGCCGGAAGTGGTCAGCGGGATAGTTGCCCATTGCTTCGATCTAGAAGATGTCAGCATTGAGCAATGGGTACTAAGGAAGGTGGCCATTGCTGAAGATCAACAAACCCGCCTAGGGCAAGCGAATGCCAATCTCGGCCATAACACACTGATTGGATCGAGCATCCGGGACCGAAGTGGCAAATTCATACTTCGGCTGCGCAATCTAAGCCGACAGCGCTTTGCCGATTTTTTGCCCAACGGTGCTGAGCATGAACGGTTGGTGAAGTTGGTTGAGTTTGCCACCCGGGAGCAACTGGCTTACGACCTGGAGCTGGAAATGCGCCCCAAAGACATACGTCCCATGCGAATGGGGGAAGAGCTACGTTTGGGCTGGAACTCATTCGTGACACCGGAGCGCGCCAGCAAGCGACCGGCGGTGCGGATCCAGATCCGACGTTAA
- the tagH gene encoding type VI secretion system-associated FHA domain protein TagH — MTTQTAELNLVITNPTEAGGGASLEHRFSANGGSIGTAANDTWRLSPHRTGAVAGHAEVRFLDGGFCLIDRSGRTYINSSSQPVGRGRRARLSHGDTVTIGRYQIRAELQGGFVGQCELSEPNAEDHRLVNADDGELLRSSQRQTLPEGREPLVGLKNPDNELHSNDPLAPWQKPEVAGDQWLARSTDVDEEYRENRDVAMGLPVNRTARNQSDQEKERQGMSDTRAPARDASRQHISGAPLLRGLQADIEFTDSEDMQLFLEEAGQTLKAVVDGLLTLHQSEDTRHQALRTRLQPLEDNPLRLGNDYHATLQTLFAAERSPVHLSAPAAVRESLDSLNHHQRATQEAIREALDAILHAFSPEALLRRFHGYRRGLKDNEDEGLWAWDMYQHYYQELRSSRQQGFERLFQEVFDQAYDQHLRQLQRENG, encoded by the coding sequence GTGACCACGCAAACAGCAGAATTGAACTTAGTGATCACCAACCCGACGGAAGCGGGTGGTGGCGCCAGCCTTGAGCATCGTTTCAGCGCAAACGGGGGCTCGATTGGTACTGCGGCTAACGATACCTGGCGTTTATCGCCCCACCGCACCGGTGCCGTGGCGGGGCATGCTGAAGTGCGCTTTCTAGACGGCGGCTTCTGCCTGATTGACCGCAGCGGCAGAACCTATATCAACAGCAGCAGCCAACCTGTGGGCCGTGGACGGCGGGCGCGTTTGAGCCATGGCGATACCGTCACCATTGGCCGGTATCAGATCCGGGCGGAACTGCAGGGTGGCTTTGTGGGGCAATGCGAGTTGAGTGAGCCGAACGCGGAAGACCATCGGTTGGTGAATGCGGATGACGGCGAGTTATTGCGTTCAAGCCAGCGTCAAACTTTGCCGGAAGGCCGCGAACCTTTGGTCGGCCTGAAGAATCCGGACAACGAGCTGCACAGTAACGATCCACTGGCCCCTTGGCAGAAGCCTGAGGTGGCGGGTGATCAATGGCTTGCTCGTTCTACCGATGTGGACGAGGAATACCGGGAAAACCGGGATGTGGCGATGGGGCTGCCGGTGAACCGCACCGCCCGCAATCAGAGTGATCAGGAAAAGGAGCGACAGGGAATGTCAGATACAAGAGCACCTGCCCGAGATGCCAGTCGTCAGCACATCAGCGGAGCGCCCTTATTGCGAGGGTTGCAGGCGGATATTGAATTTACCGACAGCGAAGACATGCAGCTGTTTCTGGAAGAGGCCGGGCAAACCCTGAAAGCTGTGGTGGATGGCCTGCTTACGCTACATCAGAGCGAAGATACCCGGCACCAGGCGCTGCGTACCCGCTTGCAGCCCCTTGAAGACAACCCGCTGCGACTGGGAAATGATTATCACGCCACCCTTCAAACCTTGTTTGCCGCTGAGCGCAGCCCGGTTCATCTATCTGCGCCCGCTGCGGTGAGAGAGAGCCTCGACAGCTTGAACCACCACCAGCGGGCCACGCAGGAAGCGATTCGCGAAGCCTTGGACGCCATTCTGCATGCCTTCTCGCCGGAGGCCTTGCTGAGAAGGTTCCACGGATATCGCCGTGGGCTCAAGGACAACGAAGACGAGGGCCTTTGGGCCTGGGACATGTACCAACATTATTACCAAGAACTACGGTCCAGTCGCCAGCAGGGTTTTGAACGCCTTTTCCAAGAGGTGTTCGACCAGGCTTACGACCAACACTTGCGCCAATTACAGAGGGAGAATGGCTAG
- the tssJ gene encoding type VI secretion system lipoprotein TssJ, with protein sequence MKYCKWSLLTMVMLLVGCSTPYDAVTKTAKVLWDPDIPVGYPEDQPSRVDLTMLAEPSVNPNQSLAPTPIAFQIIELRDSSLLMAGDFDQLLNNLEDSLGRNYVDHSDYTLVPGQFKFVESFEISEDTRFIGVIAFYAYPNLSQWKKVVKVDPIGGTYHLLVNLREREVKLTRSDES encoded by the coding sequence GTGAAGTACTGCAAATGGAGCTTGCTGACGATGGTTATGTTGCTGGTGGGGTGCAGCACCCCCTATGACGCGGTTACTAAAACCGCAAAAGTGCTGTGGGACCCCGACATCCCTGTGGGCTATCCGGAAGATCAGCCAAGCCGGGTGGATCTGACCATGCTGGCCGAACCGAGTGTCAACCCGAACCAGTCACTGGCCCCCACGCCGATCGCGTTTCAGATTATTGAGCTTCGGGACAGTTCGCTATTGATGGCGGGTGATTTCGACCAGTTACTGAATAACCTTGAAGACTCGTTGGGCCGCAACTATGTGGACCACAGCGATTACACCCTGGTGCCCGGCCAGTTCAAGTTTGTGGAGTCGTTCGAGATCAGCGAAGACACCCGGTTTATCGGTGTGATTGCTTTCTACGCATACCCTAACTTATCGCAGTGGAAGAAGGTGGTGAAGGTAGACCCCATTGGTGGCACCTACCATTTGCTGGTCAACCTGCGCGAGCGGGAAGTAAAACTGACACGTTCGGATGAAAGCTGA
- the tssK gene encoding type VI secretion system baseplate subunit TssK codes for MAVSNRVVWSDGLFIKPQHFQQQQRYLEHQINERALAVSDHLYGFSDLELNAEYLSFGRVGLVRATGLFPDGTRFNLPQDDVMPEPLEITDASVANQVVYLALPLGSDSLAEVEWPDAPVAGRFRALSVEIRDLHSIDGDAHSIDIGRVAPRLMLEREDRSAYAALAIGRILEKRPDGSLVMDPNFLPTMLSVRAASRLQRFVGEMAGLMQERARNIAERVGAPGQGGVADVSDFMLLQMLNRAHPKFMHLARLRQLHPERLYEALLELCGELVTFTDESRMPREYTPYDHDLPEGCFSPLMQVLRQALSTVLEPRALSIALQQRQYGLTVAPVQDGQLIKDAEFILAVKADMPLDDLRKQFTQQCKVASVEKIRDLISLQLPGIPLSALPVAPRQLPYHAGFVYFRLDDQSQAWQMLDNASGFAFHVAGSYPGLEMQFWAIRS; via the coding sequence ATGGCTGTTAGCAATCGAGTGGTCTGGAGTGATGGGCTATTCATCAAACCCCAGCACTTCCAGCAACAACAACGGTATTTGGAACATCAGATCAACGAGCGCGCATTGGCGGTTTCCGACCACCTCTACGGCTTCAGCGATCTGGAGCTGAATGCGGAATACCTGAGTTTTGGCCGAGTGGGTCTGGTCCGGGCTACCGGATTGTTTCCGGACGGCACGCGCTTCAATCTGCCTCAAGACGATGTGATGCCTGAGCCGTTGGAAATTACCGATGCGTCGGTGGCCAACCAGGTAGTGTATCTGGCGTTGCCGCTTGGGAGCGATTCTCTGGCGGAAGTGGAGTGGCCCGATGCACCGGTTGCCGGGCGATTCCGGGCGTTGTCTGTCGAAATTCGCGATTTGCATTCCATTGATGGCGATGCCCACAGCATTGATATTGGGCGAGTGGCACCGCGTCTGATGCTAGAGCGGGAAGATCGCAGCGCCTACGCGGCTTTGGCCATTGGTCGAATTTTGGAAAAACGGCCAGACGGTAGCCTGGTGATGGACCCTAACTTCCTGCCCACCATGCTCAGCGTGCGCGCAGCATCTCGTTTGCAGCGATTTGTGGGTGAAATGGCCGGGTTGATGCAGGAACGCGCCCGCAACATTGCCGAGCGGGTGGGCGCGCCGGGGCAGGGCGGTGTGGCCGACGTGTCGGACTTCATGCTGCTGCAAATGCTAAACCGAGCGCATCCCAAGTTCATGCACTTGGCGCGTTTACGTCAGTTGCATCCCGAGCGGCTTTACGAAGCGTTGCTGGAGCTGTGTGGTGAATTGGTGACCTTCACTGATGAAAGTCGGATGCCGCGGGAATATACCCCCTACGATCACGACCTGCCGGAAGGCTGTTTCAGCCCGCTGATGCAGGTGCTGCGACAAGCCCTGAGCACCGTGCTGGAGCCGCGAGCACTGTCTATTGCACTGCAGCAGCGCCAGTACGGGCTGACGGTAGCACCGGTTCAGGACGGTCAGTTGATCAAGGATGCCGAGTTCATTCTGGCGGTCAAAGCCGACATGCCACTGGACGATCTGCGTAAGCAGTTCACCCAGCAGTGCAAAGTGGCGTCGGTGGAAAAAATACGGGATCTCATCAGCTTGCAGCTGCCGGGTATTCCGCTGTCGGCTTTGCCCGTGGCACCGCGCCAGCTGCCCTATCATGCAGGTTTTGTGTACTTCCGATTGGATGACCAGAGCCAAGCTTGGCAAATGCTCGATAACGCCAGTGGCTTTGCGTTCCACGTAGCGGGCAGTTATCCGGGGCTGGAAATGCAGTTCTGGGCAATCAGGAGCTAA
- the icmH gene encoding type IVB secretion system protein IcmH/DotU, whose amino-acid sequence MTNAPVMDRPNTTTGSGDSAFSDLLFADPDNTGRRAEVGDTHFQLRGLEENRLIDASTPLLGLVIRVRRLADFHDVENLYQQVVDEVAAIDRELIEQGHERPIVVAYRYVLCAFIDEAVLGTNWGAHSVWSQHSLLSRFHNETWGGEKVFAILARMEKEPERYRDMLGFIYLCLCLGFEGRYKVMESGRDEYQQILRGLYEQLRDLRGDRDPKPLADASENVVPARNRLRTGMPIWLITGALTAAMVGIYHLYNVALNERIRDVLSVLEQLPK is encoded by the coding sequence ATGACCAATGCACCGGTAATGGATCGACCAAACACCACCACGGGCTCAGGTGATAGTGCATTCAGTGATTTGTTATTCGCGGACCCCGATAACACCGGTCGCCGTGCCGAAGTGGGGGATACCCATTTTCAGCTTCGCGGGCTGGAAGAAAATCGCTTGATTGATGCCAGTACACCGTTGTTGGGGCTGGTTATCCGGGTTCGCCGGTTGGCCGATTTTCACGATGTGGAAAACTTGTACCAGCAGGTTGTTGATGAGGTGGCGGCCATTGACCGCGAACTGATCGAACAAGGCCATGAACGGCCCATCGTGGTGGCTTATCGCTATGTGCTCTGTGCCTTTATCGACGAAGCGGTATTGGGCACGAATTGGGGCGCACACAGCGTGTGGTCGCAGCACTCGTTACTCTCGCGTTTCCATAACGAAACCTGGGGCGGCGAAAAAGTGTTCGCCATTCTGGCTCGCATGGAGAAAGAGCCGGAACGCTACCGCGACATGCTCGGGTTCATCTATCTGTGCCTGTGTCTGGGCTTTGAAGGTCGCTACAAGGTCATGGAAAGTGGCCGTGATGAGTACCAGCAAATCCTTCGCGGCTTGTACGAACAGCTGCGCGACCTGCGCGGAGATCGTGATCCAAAGCCACTGGCCGATGCCTCGGAAAATGTGGTCCCAGCACGTAACCGCTTGCGGACAGGCATGCCAATTTGGCTTATCACCGGCGCTTTAACGGCGGCGATGGTCGGAATTTATCACTTGTATAACGTAGCGCTGAACGAACGCATCAGGGATGTGCTCAGCGTACTGGAACAACTACCGAAATAA